The Phycisphaeraceae bacterium genome includes a window with the following:
- a CDS encoding alkyl hydroperoxide reductase encodes MTKRAGSPRWMSVVLWLAAGYNLVWGAAAVLFPVWFFEVAGMDAPLYPWLWQCVGMIVGVYGIGYGCAALDPARHWPIVLVGLLGKVFGPIGFAQALWMGEITPAFGVNIIFNDLIWWVPFTLILVHAWRVEHRVGSAG; translated from the coding sequence ATGACTAAGCGTGCTGGGTCGCCGAGGTGGATGTCGGTCGTGTTGTGGTTGGCGGCGGGTTACAACCTTGTGTGGGGTGCGGCGGCAGTGTTGTTTCCGGTCTGGTTTTTTGAGGTGGCGGGGATGGATGCTCCGTTGTATCCGTGGCTATGGCAGTGCGTGGGGATGATCGTAGGGGTGTATGGGATCGGCTATGGGTGTGCTGCGTTGGACCCGGCGCGGCATTGGCCGATTGTTCTGGTGGGTTTGTTGGGGAAGGTGTTTGGGCCGATCGGTTTTGCGCAGGCTCTGTGGATGGGTGAGATCACGCCAGCGTTTGGGGTGAACATCATCTTTAATGATCTGATCTGGTGGGTGCCGTTTACGCTGATCCTGGTGCACGCGTGGCGTGTTGAGCATCGTGTGGGGTCGGCGGGATGA
- a CDS encoding deoxyribodipyrimidine photo-lyase translates to MTVVWFRQDLRLSDHPALHWAIERGGPVVPVYIESFDEEGRWAPGGAGRWWLHQSLLALAADLESVGSRLIVLRGDALGVLRELVKETGAEAVVWHRRYEPAVIDRDKAVKKGLKGDGVEAESLNGSLLFEPWEVETGEGKPYQVYSPFSRNCLERDEPDSPLERPGRLKVPEVWPDSLKLEALSLLPKIRWYEEMADVWAPGEEGAQARLDAFVGRSSVDYEGQRDRPDLEGTSRLSPHLHWGEISPRQVYHGVLEGLPKGATRKDVMKFIKEVVWREFGYHLLYHFPHTPEEPLREKYAAFPWRTSKKDLEAWQRGRTGIPIVDAGMRQLWATGWMHNRVRMIVASLLVKQLLISWEEGAEWFWDTLVDADLASNTLGWQWAGGCGADAAPYFRVFNPVLQGEKFDPDGVYTKRWVPELAEMPAKWLFKPWDAPESVLEEAGVTLGESYPEPIVDLKDGRERALKAFEKVKG, encoded by the coding sequence GTGACAGTTGTTTGGTTTCGTCAGGACCTGAGGTTGTCGGATCATCCGGCGTTGCATTGGGCTATTGAGCGTGGCGGGCCGGTGGTGCCGGTCTACATCGAGTCGTTTGACGAGGAGGGTCGCTGGGCACCAGGTGGGGCGGGGCGGTGGTGGCTGCACCAGAGTTTGCTGGCGTTGGCGGCTGATCTCGAGTCGGTGGGGAGTCGGTTGATCGTGCTGCGAGGTGATGCGCTCGGGGTGCTGCGGGAACTCGTCAAGGAAACTGGAGCGGAGGCGGTGGTCTGGCATCGGCGGTACGAGCCTGCGGTGATTGATCGGGATAAGGCCGTGAAGAAGGGGCTCAAGGGGGATGGTGTCGAGGCGGAGAGTCTCAATGGGTCGCTGCTGTTTGAGCCGTGGGAGGTGGAGACGGGCGAGGGCAAGCCGTATCAGGTGTACAGTCCGTTTAGCCGTAACTGTCTGGAGCGGGATGAGCCAGATTCTCCGCTGGAGCGGCCGGGTCGGCTCAAGGTACCGGAGGTTTGGCCTGACTCGTTGAAGTTAGAGGCGTTGAGTTTACTTCCGAAGATTCGGTGGTATGAGGAGATGGCGGATGTGTGGGCGCCTGGTGAGGAGGGTGCGCAAGCGAGGCTGGATGCGTTTGTAGGGCGGTCGTCGGTGGATTACGAGGGACAAAGGGATCGACCTGATCTCGAGGGGACGTCGCGATTGTCGCCGCATCTGCATTGGGGCGAGATCAGCCCTCGGCAGGTGTACCACGGCGTGCTGGAGGGGTTGCCGAAGGGGGCGACTCGGAAGGACGTGATGAAGTTCATCAAGGAGGTGGTGTGGCGGGAGTTTGGTTATCACCTGCTGTATCACTTTCCGCACACGCCGGAGGAGCCGTTGCGGGAGAAGTACGCGGCGTTTCCCTGGCGGACGAGCAAGAAGGACCTGGAGGCGTGGCAGCGAGGTCGGACGGGGATTCCGATTGTGGATGCGGGGATGCGGCAGTTGTGGGCGACGGGGTGGATGCACAATCGAGTGCGGATGATTGTGGCGTCGCTGTTGGTCAAGCAGTTGTTGATCTCTTGGGAGGAGGGGGCTGAGTGGTTCTGGGACACGCTGGTGGATGCGGACCTGGCGAGTAACACGCTGGGGTGGCAGTGGGCTGGGGGTTGCGGGGCGGATGCAGCGCCGTACTTCCGGGTGTTCAACCCTGTGTTGCAGGGCGAGAAGTTTGATCCTGATGGTGTGTATACGAAGCGGTGGGTTCCGGAGTTAGCGGAGATGCCTGCGAAGTGGTTGTTCAAGCCGTGGGACGCACCGGAGTCGGTGCTTGAGGAGGCGGGTGTGACGCTTGGCGAGTCGTATCCGGAGCCGATCGTTGACCTGAAGGATGGCCGTGAACGCGCCCTTAAAGCGTTTGAGAAGGTGAAGGGGTGA
- a CDS encoding TIGR01777 family oxidoreductase: MPVSAETLYAWHARPGAFERLTPPWQRVDVLRRCGGIDDGDRIDLRVWQGPIPTVWKIEHRNHQPGVQFEDHLLCGPFRSFRHRHRFEAIDAKRSRLVDTIDFEMPGGRLTELIVGRWLLGQMRRAFAWRHAVTREDLAAHAEDESGAKRVAISGATGMIGGRLASLLTTGGHSVVSMVRHGSKPPGFVGGRGVRWSWEHGQIDAGGLEGLDAVVHLAAEPIMGSWTPGKKQLIRDSRVRGTRLIAETLSRLKKKPRVLVVASAVGVYGNRGQMIVDEKDPVGEGFLAEVARDWEEAAEPARRAGVRVVHARIGVVMSPKGGALRAMLPAFRMGVAGRLGFGNQWWSWIGLDDVAGALHHLVVMESLEGPVNLVAPRAVRNREFTATLAGVLRRPAVIPMPQGLVRFLFGREQANEVLLASVRAEPTKLSGSGYRYRQPDLEMMLDEVLGAEDAR; this comes from the coding sequence ATGCCAGTATCAGCGGAGACCCTGTATGCGTGGCACGCGCGTCCGGGGGCGTTTGAGCGTCTGACCCCGCCTTGGCAGCGTGTGGATGTTCTTCGGCGTTGTGGTGGGATTGATGATGGGGATCGGATTGACCTGCGGGTGTGGCAGGGGCCGATCCCGACGGTGTGGAAGATCGAGCATCGGAATCACCAGCCGGGGGTTCAGTTTGAGGACCACCTGTTGTGCGGGCCTTTTCGGTCGTTTCGGCATCGGCATCGGTTTGAGGCGATCGATGCGAAGCGGTCACGGCTGGTGGACACGATTGATTTTGAGATGCCCGGCGGGCGGTTAACGGAGTTGATCGTGGGGCGGTGGTTGCTGGGGCAGATGCGGCGAGCGTTTGCATGGCGTCATGCGGTGACACGAGAGGACCTGGCGGCGCACGCAGAGGATGAGAGCGGGGCGAAGCGTGTGGCGATCTCGGGGGCGACGGGGATGATCGGGGGTCGGCTGGCGAGTCTGTTGACGACGGGTGGGCATTCGGTGGTCTCCATGGTTCGGCATGGTTCCAAGCCGCCTGGTTTTGTGGGCGGGCGTGGTGTTCGGTGGTCCTGGGAGCATGGTCAGATCGATGCGGGCGGGTTGGAGGGCTTGGATGCGGTCGTGCATCTGGCGGCAGAGCCGATCATGGGGTCCTGGACGCCCGGTAAGAAGCAACTGATCCGGGATAGCCGGGTGCGGGGGACGCGATTGATCGCGGAGACGCTTTCGCGGCTCAAGAAGAAGCCCAGGGTGCTGGTGGTGGCGTCGGCGGTGGGGGTTTACGGGAACCGTGGGCAGATGATTGTGGATGAGAAGGACCCGGTCGGGGAGGGTTTTCTGGCGGAGGTGGCGAGAGACTGGGAGGAGGCGGCGGAGCCAGCGCGGCGGGCAGGAGTCCGGGTGGTGCATGCGCGGATTGGTGTGGTGATGAGCCCGAAGGGCGGGGCGCTGCGAGCGATGCTGCCAGCGTTTCGGATGGGGGTGGCCGGTCGATTGGGGTTTGGTAATCAGTGGTGGAGCTGGATTGGTTTGGATGACGTAGCTGGGGCGTTGCATCATCTGGTGGTGATGGAGTCGCTTGAGGGTCCGGTGAATCTGGTCGCCCCGCGGGCGGTGAGGAATCGGGAGTTCACGGCGACGCTGGCGGGGGTTTTGCGGAGGCCGGCGGTGATCCCGATGCCACAGGGATTAGTGCGTTTTCTGTTTGGAAGAGAGCAGGCGAATGAGGTGCTGCTGGCAAGTGTTCGGGCGGAGCCCACGAAGCTGTCGGGGTCGGGGTATCGGTATCGGCAGCCGGACCTGGAGATGATGCTGGATGAGGTGTTGGGCGCGGAGGATGCGCGTTGA
- a CDS encoding tetratricopeptide repeat protein has translation MAIRSKARRRLFLLLALVVLVVGAGAGFYTFRKQQQQQAVELKRVEGVTAFDEERYYDAMHALGTYVNQSPGDAEALYLYGQARMEVEEADGRSHLLAAAAAFRDVVAMDPENLEAKRKLLDLYAVFGYAPEALALADQILEAYPDDAEAWARRLGALVTSRRFEDVLKESDAVLSRGAEAPDELRVEAMRYRATALVSLERTDEAVTQAIELNMNAPEDFRGYLLTLESMKGAGRSRAEVLGWAKSVQEEHPEVEGTSLLVGLASTGPDLRQESLAWLQREADASPTDNLVIQMLVRELGRRGQLLATIELARVLQASSPSLQYEHLLLSHLLYAGENEEVVRLTDEMAENPDRASVRSLATRAQALFDLGRGDEAMAIVMMLEDRKSDNLALSYGAMLNLVYGGGSVEPMRLIQTAETATQRDPSNPMFYFWQGSALSAMGEGDRAIDSWRRATELAPSWDGPPLAIVRELMRAGRNLEAYGFAALLLQRSPNNLGVNINLLEAAGLVLDRVPERDRRGLLQLSEQVLEIVPGNERVLPVYLKLLVAEGRSDDAVGVMRSLIEPDAEVSDAALLAAAQVSADNGLGLEEELIGKAGTGRDAADVLVARAMMLHRDGDTEGAVGLMDAAVEAADGEQALLSVRMARAAVLERIGDARAGRAWSEVVGSSTDNVRVLQRALESRAIWSEREATRGAIDRLRDLTGRDGIGWRVAEARWLMTFGEREDLERARSMLEEITDESPTMIRPRLMLAEVFQGLGETELAITQLDRAKGLRGDDVRIDFARAELMRDVGRDADAARALETLAMNAEALSPEQVRQLARSLSELNRLPLAISMVQTLLESSGQPADRLLLAQLFERGGRFDEAAPVYEVLLSGPVDLQIVNSAARFYQSRGSSELAMAALEKLKDVPGLPDAVQFQIEGDYYRRSGDLAKARSLYERAAEADQTQAGAWQRLLAVVLTQGDREKSLEVLDGGLAANPGDQTLVFMGENRDLIEAQVEDAALRLLLVQMVERPDVRGASAGILRAAYEVDRDGGAADDLVARLQQVIREHPRYLPGQMILVQALAAMDRRDEALTAALQAVREFPENPEPAGLATDLLMSQGKWTEGRSMALQWRSRLADPLQADLRIAQAMIQMGAPNQAVSTLEPYMQAALATPEARSDVLTRWARARIAMGRADDARERLRPLLANEAWHDDWVVLSSAVSSREEGLAWMEDLEAVVDVNHDVSRLQLAIGWRTLGDRYDVAAYEQRARELLSTMTEGETAVQATLTLAMMDDTDGHDMEAEAGYRRVLSLQDNQPVALNNLAMILKLRGDTSEAVTMAERAVRVLPGVAAFRDTLALSLAADGRVEEGLEQAELSVALEPMNIEWQLTLAELLARADRVVEALDTVVAIDLALARGSRVSNEFRERLEGVREMLRSSASGESEVNAGTLVP, from the coding sequence ATGGCTATCCGATCCAAGGCACGACGCCGGCTTTTCTTATTGCTGGCCCTTGTGGTGTTGGTTGTTGGTGCTGGTGCTGGTTTTTATACGTTCAGGAAACAGCAGCAGCAGCAGGCGGTTGAGCTGAAGCGTGTCGAGGGGGTGACGGCGTTCGACGAGGAACGCTACTACGACGCGATGCATGCTCTGGGGACCTATGTGAATCAGAGTCCTGGAGATGCTGAGGCGCTTTATCTTTATGGGCAGGCGCGGATGGAGGTTGAGGAAGCGGATGGTCGGAGCCATCTTCTGGCGGCTGCGGCGGCATTCCGGGACGTGGTGGCGATGGACCCGGAGAATCTGGAGGCGAAGCGTAAGCTGCTGGATCTGTATGCGGTGTTCGGTTACGCGCCGGAGGCGTTGGCGCTGGCCGATCAGATTCTCGAAGCGTATCCGGATGATGCTGAGGCGTGGGCGCGTCGGTTGGGGGCGTTGGTGACGAGTCGGCGTTTTGAGGATGTGCTGAAGGAATCTGATGCGGTCTTGTCTCGAGGGGCGGAGGCCCCTGATGAGCTTCGGGTGGAGGCGATGCGGTACCGGGCAACCGCGCTGGTGAGTCTGGAGCGAACGGATGAGGCTGTCACGCAGGCCATCGAGCTGAACATGAATGCTCCCGAGGACTTTCGGGGTTATCTTCTGACGTTGGAGTCGATGAAGGGTGCGGGCCGTAGTCGTGCTGAGGTTCTGGGCTGGGCCAAGTCCGTTCAGGAAGAGCATCCTGAGGTTGAGGGGACGAGTCTGCTGGTGGGGCTGGCGAGTACGGGGCCTGATCTGCGGCAGGAGTCGCTGGCCTGGCTTCAGCGGGAGGCTGATGCGAGTCCAACGGACAATCTGGTGATCCAGATGCTGGTTCGAGAGCTGGGGCGTCGGGGGCAACTCCTGGCGACGATTGAGTTGGCGCGGGTGTTGCAGGCCTCTTCGCCATCGCTGCAGTACGAGCACCTCCTGCTGTCGCATCTTCTGTATGCAGGGGAGAATGAAGAGGTTGTGCGCCTGACGGATGAGATGGCTGAGAATCCTGATCGAGCGAGCGTGCGGTCGCTGGCCACACGGGCGCAGGCGTTGTTTGACCTGGGCCGTGGCGATGAGGCGATGGCGATCGTCATGATGCTTGAGGATCGTAAGAGTGACAATCTGGCACTGTCCTATGGGGCGATGTTAAACTTGGTTTATGGCGGGGGTTCGGTGGAACCGATGCGGCTGATTCAGACGGCGGAGACGGCGACGCAGCGGGATCCCTCGAATCCGATGTTTTATTTCTGGCAGGGTAGTGCGCTGTCTGCGATGGGCGAGGGGGATCGGGCGATCGATTCGTGGCGTCGTGCGACGGAGTTAGCACCGAGTTGGGACGGTCCGCCGCTGGCGATTGTTCGCGAGCTGATGCGGGCCGGTCGTAATCTTGAGGCGTACGGTTTTGCGGCGCTGCTGCTGCAGCGGAGCCCGAATAATCTGGGCGTCAACATTAATCTGCTTGAGGCTGCTGGCCTGGTGCTGGATCGGGTCCCTGAGCGGGATCGGCGCGGCTTGCTGCAGCTCTCTGAGCAGGTGTTGGAGATCGTGCCGGGCAACGAACGGGTGCTGCCTGTTTATCTGAAGTTGCTGGTCGCTGAAGGTCGGTCAGATGATGCGGTGGGTGTGATGCGTTCGCTGATCGAGCCGGATGCAGAGGTGAGTGATGCGGCTTTACTGGCGGCGGCTCAGGTGAGTGCGGATAACGGGCTGGGGCTGGAGGAGGAGCTGATCGGCAAGGCCGGGACCGGCAGGGATGCGGCGGATGTCCTGGTGGCGCGAGCGATGATGCTTCATCGTGATGGTGACACGGAAGGTGCGGTGGGTCTGATGGACGCTGCGGTGGAGGCGGCTGACGGTGAGCAGGCGTTACTGTCGGTTCGGATGGCACGGGCGGCGGTGCTCGAGCGGATTGGCGACGCGCGGGCGGGTCGCGCCTGGTCGGAGGTGGTGGGGTCTTCGACAGATAATGTTCGCGTGCTCCAGCGGGCGCTTGAATCGCGGGCGATTTGGTCGGAGCGTGAGGCGACTCGGGGTGCAATTGATCGGTTGCGTGATTTGACAGGGCGGGATGGGATCGGCTGGCGGGTGGCTGAGGCGCGTTGGCTGATGACGTTTGGTGAGCGAGAGGACCTTGAGCGTGCCAGAAGCATGCTGGAGGAGATTACGGATGAGTCGCCGACGATGATCCGGCCACGGTTGATGTTGGCGGAGGTGTTTCAGGGCCTGGGTGAGACGGAGTTGGCGATCACGCAGTTGGATCGAGCCAAGGGCCTGCGCGGCGATGATGTTCGGATCGATTTTGCACGGGCCGAGTTGATGCGTGATGTGGGGCGTGATGCTGATGCGGCGAGAGCGCTTGAGACCCTGGCGATGAATGCGGAGGCTTTGAGTCCAGAGCAGGTGCGTCAGTTGGCGCGTTCGCTGTCAGAGCTGAACCGACTGCCGTTGGCGATCTCGATGGTTCAGACACTGCTGGAGTCTTCGGGTCAGCCAGCCGACCGACTGTTGCTGGCTCAACTGTTCGAGCGGGGCGGGCGATTCGATGAGGCTGCACCGGTGTATGAGGTGCTGCTTTCGGGTCCCGTCGATCTGCAGATTGTGAACAGTGCTGCGCGTTTCTATCAGTCGCGTGGGTCGTCTGAGCTGGCGATGGCTGCGTTGGAGAAACTAAAGGACGTGCCGGGTCTACCGGACGCTGTACAGTTCCAGATTGAGGGTGATTACTATCGGCGTTCGGGGGATCTCGCGAAGGCCAGGTCGCTTTATGAGCGGGCGGCTGAGGCTGACCAGACACAGGCGGGTGCGTGGCAGCGGTTGCTGGCGGTCGTCTTGACTCAGGGCGATCGGGAGAAGTCGCTGGAGGTTCTCGACGGCGGTCTGGCGGCGAACCCGGGAGACCAAACGCTGGTGTTCATGGGCGAGAACCGTGATCTCATTGAGGCACAGGTTGAGGATGCGGCTTTGCGGTTGCTGCTGGTGCAGATGGTGGAGCGGCCTGATGTTCGTGGGGCATCGGCTGGTATTCTTCGGGCAGCGTATGAGGTTGATCGTGATGGTGGTGCTGCGGACGATCTGGTTGCGCGTTTGCAGCAGGTTATCCGTGAGCACCCACGTTATTTGCCGGGTCAGATGATTCTGGTGCAGGCACTTGCGGCGATGGATCGGCGAGATGAGGCTCTGACAGCGGCCTTGCAAGCGGTTCGTGAGTTTCCGGAGAACCCGGAGCCAGCGGGTCTGGCGACGGACTTGTTGATGTCTCAGGGGAAATGGACGGAGGGTCGGAGCATGGCGCTGCAGTGGCGTAGCCGCTTGGCTGACCCGCTGCAGGCTGATCTTCGGATTGCGCAGGCGATGATTCAGATGGGGGCACCGAATCAGGCGGTGAGCACGCTGGAGCCGTATATGCAAGCGGCGCTGGCTACGCCTGAGGCGAGATCGGATGTTCTGACGCGATGGGCGCGGGCACGGATCGCGATGGGGCGTGCGGATGATGCTCGCGAGAGGTTGCGACCACTGCTGGCCAATGAGGCATGGCATGATGACTGGGTGGTGTTGTCTTCTGCTGTGAGCAGCCGTGAGGAGGGGTTGGCGTGGATGGAGGACCTTGAGGCTGTGGTGGACGTGAACCATGACGTTTCCCGGCTACAGTTGGCGATCGGCTGGCGTACGCTGGGGGATCGGTACGATGTCGCGGCTTATGAGCAGCGTGCCCGGGAGCTGCTTAGCACGATGACTGAGGGTGAGACGGCTGTTCAGGCGACATTGACGCTGGCGATGATGGATGACACGGACGGGCATGATATGGAGGCGGAGGCGGGCTATCGGCGGGTGTTGTCGCTGCAGGATAATCAGCCGGTGGCTCTGAATAATCTGGCGATGATTCTGAAGCTGCGGGGTGATACTTCCGAGGCTGTCACGATGGCGGAGCGAGCTGTTCGGGTGTTGCCGGGTGTGGCGGCGTTCAGGGATACGTTGGCGCTGTCGCTCGCGGCGGACGGTCGTGTTGAGGAAGGGCTTGAGCAGGCAGAGCTATCGGTGGCATTGGAGCCGATGAACATCGAGTGGCAGTTGACGCTGGCTGAGTTGCTGGCGAGGGCTGATCGTGTTGTGGAGGCGTTGGATACGGTGGTGGCGATTGACCTAGCGTTGGCTCGTGGTTCACGGGTGAGTAATGAGTTCCGTGAGCGGCTGGAGGGTGTGCGGGAGATGCTTCGGTCGTCTGCCTCGGGGGAATCTGAGGTTAATGCCGGCACGCTGGTGCCATGA
- a CDS encoding sugar transferase: MPTVWGLTPVELHDRFWASRGVQVVRCGEALDVVEAAELFLLTAPALLTIFRLRGLIEDLSWVKPRVVWVRISDTHQRGYRERVVSQGDGRLVGFERDYGGADTRLARVALTPDRGLARSWQACTDSHEAWVMLRKNVASNRRLSHQIRGWTYDREKPAEVSTFVRDLIGTWRQPNATIERVKRIGREVWSDRDVTTGESVSFIGPAWIGAGRSIDPRQAVVGPTVLWDDPELRPDAEKIDWREIEPGQMLGRQVKVRQRSTASRALKRLFDLAFSLLVLLIVLPMFPLIMLAIWLEDGGPYFFAHARETVGGREFPCYKFRSMRHDAEQIKARLMRENQVDGPQFYIEDDPRVTRVGRWLRRLQLDELPQFFNVLVGDMSVVGPRPSPRKENQYCPPWREARLSVRPGVTGLWQVCRTREEGKDFQEWIRYDIEYVEHATLWTDLWIVYRTILLVLSAPFSRRD, translated from the coding sequence ATGCCCACGGTCTGGGGGCTAACGCCTGTGGAGTTGCATGATCGGTTCTGGGCGTCTCGTGGTGTGCAGGTGGTGCGGTGTGGGGAGGCGTTGGACGTGGTGGAGGCGGCGGAGTTGTTTCTGCTGACGGCACCGGCGCTCTTGACTATTTTTCGTTTACGAGGATTGATCGAGGACCTTAGTTGGGTCAAGCCGCGGGTGGTGTGGGTGCGTATCAGCGACACGCATCAGCGAGGGTATCGTGAGCGTGTGGTGTCGCAGGGGGATGGTCGGTTGGTTGGATTTGAGCGTGATTATGGTGGGGCTGACACGCGGCTGGCTCGTGTGGCGTTGACGCCTGATCGGGGTCTGGCGAGGTCGTGGCAGGCGTGTACGGATTCACATGAGGCGTGGGTCATGCTGCGCAAGAACGTGGCGTCGAATCGGCGGCTGAGTCATCAGATCCGTGGTTGGACGTATGATCGTGAGAAGCCTGCTGAGGTGAGTACGTTTGTGCGTGACCTGATCGGGACGTGGAGGCAGCCGAACGCGACGATCGAGCGGGTCAAGCGGATTGGTCGCGAGGTGTGGAGTGATCGCGATGTGACGACCGGGGAGTCGGTATCGTTTATTGGTCCTGCTTGGATCGGTGCGGGGCGGTCGATTGATCCGCGGCAGGCGGTGGTGGGTCCGACGGTCTTGTGGGATGACCCTGAGTTGCGACCGGATGCGGAGAAGATTGATTGGCGCGAGATCGAGCCGGGGCAGATGCTAGGGCGTCAGGTGAAGGTTCGGCAGCGGTCGACGGCGTCGAGGGCGCTGAAGCGGCTGTTTGATCTCGCGTTTTCGCTGTTGGTGCTGTTGATTGTGCTGCCGATGTTCCCTTTGATCATGCTGGCGATCTGGCTGGAGGATGGCGGTCCGTACTTCTTTGCTCATGCACGCGAGACGGTGGGTGGGCGTGAGTTCCCGTGTTACAAGTTTCGGTCGATGCGTCATGATGCGGAGCAGATCAAGGCTCGATTGATGCGTGAGAATCAGGTGGATGGCCCGCAGTTTTATATTGAGGACGACCCGCGAGTCACACGGGTTGGTCGGTGGCTGCGGCGGCTACAGTTGGATGAGTTGCCTCAGTTTTTCAATGTTTTGGTGGGCGACATGTCGGTGGTTGGGCCTCGTCCGAGTCCTCGAAAGGAGAATCAGTACTGCCCGCCTTGGCGTGAGGCGAGGCTGAGTGTGCGGCCGGGGGTAACGGGTTTATGGCAGGTGTGCCGTACGCGGGAAGAGGGCAAGGATTTCCAGGAATGGATCCGTTACGACATTGAGTATGTGGAACACGCTACGCTGTGGACGGACCTGTGGATTGTCTACAGGACGATCTTGCTTGTTTTGAGTGCGCCTTTTAGTCGACGGGATTGA
- a CDS encoding exosortase-associated EpsI family protein, with protein MVSKRESLRWSWFLPTMMALALIAGWDWMQQGYAKPVDAQPYHDRVRAEVLRIPSAFEGWTSEDITPQREAVQILKPNVIFSKRYTNDETKGLANLLLVHCREARDMVGHYPPVCYPSSGWTENVENRRPLVFRVGGRELRALEYEFYQSLPGYSMRLHVISMLLLPDGSTATSMDAVSELEADYRRRFFGAGQLQVLVPGEDDPLRRERLAETFIELSLPAIEVIGSAELPERGESGL; from the coding sequence ATGGTCAGCAAGCGTGAAAGCCTGAGGTGGAGCTGGTTTCTCCCGACGATGATGGCGTTGGCCCTGATCGCGGGTTGGGACTGGATGCAGCAGGGTTACGCGAAACCTGTGGATGCTCAGCCGTACCATGACCGTGTTCGCGCGGAGGTGCTGCGAATACCGAGTGCGTTTGAGGGTTGGACGAGTGAGGACATCACGCCTCAGCGTGAGGCGGTTCAGATTCTGAAGCCGAATGTGATTTTTTCGAAGCGGTACACCAACGACGAGACGAAGGGGTTGGCGAACTTGTTGCTGGTCCACTGCCGAGAGGCTCGCGATATGGTGGGTCATTACCCGCCGGTGTGCTATCCGAGCAGTGGTTGGACGGAGAATGTGGAGAATCGTCGTCCGTTGGTGTTCAGGGTGGGCGGGCGTGAGCTTCGGGCTTTGGAGTATGAGTTTTACCAGTCATTACCTGGTTATTCGATGCGTCTGCATGTGATCAGCATGCTGTTGCTGCCTGATGGGAGCACGGCGACGTCGATGGATGCGGTGAGTGAGCTGGAGGCGGACTACCGGAGGCGTTTCTTCGGCGCGGGTCAGTTGCAGGTTCTGGTGCCTGGTGAGGATGATCCGCTGCGGCGTGAGCGGCTGGCGGAGACGTTTATCGAGCTGAGCCTTCCTGCGATCGAGGTGATTGGTTCGGCGGAGTTGCCGGAGCGAGGAGAAAGTGGATTATGA
- a CDS encoding exosortase/archaeosortase family protein: MDSNKLGWSRNGWTDFHLLASAIVLMSAVWVCRQAWSDIFLIAWSDEENSHIFLVPFVMFWLVWVRKQRLRFCYPRGQWVGPLIAAAGWFLSWYGYNHAVQAGWHLGAVVMAVGGLVSVIGTDILRRFAPAFVALLFLVPVPGLIRQQLAIPLQEWTAFITTETLTTFGVMVSSSGSVLEINGMQVGIAEACNGMRMVFALLLVSYAFAFGTPLRNSVRVFIVLMSPLSAILCNVIRLSPTVWVYGVFGEGAGTLFHDLGGWVMLLVAFTLLLGLKSLMEWALVPVTPYVLARD, translated from the coding sequence ATGGACTCGAATAAACTAGGCTGGTCTCGGAACGGGTGGACTGATTTTCACTTGTTGGCGTCGGCGATCGTGCTGATGTCGGCGGTTTGGGTGTGTCGGCAGGCGTGGTCGGACATATTCCTGATTGCTTGGAGCGATGAGGAAAACAGCCACATTTTCCTGGTGCCGTTTGTGATGTTCTGGCTGGTGTGGGTGCGGAAGCAGCGGCTACGGTTTTGTTACCCGCGGGGTCAGTGGGTTGGACCCTTGATCGCGGCGGCGGGCTGGTTTTTGTCGTGGTATGGGTACAACCATGCGGTGCAGGCAGGCTGGCATCTGGGGGCTGTGGTGATGGCGGTGGGTGGGCTGGTGTCGGTGATTGGGACGGACATTCTCAGGCGGTTTGCGCCTGCTTTTGTGGCGTTGTTGTTCCTGGTGCCGGTGCCGGGGCTCATCCGTCAGCAGTTGGCGATCCCGTTGCAGGAGTGGACGGCGTTTATCACAACGGAGACGCTTACGACGTTTGGGGTGATGGTGAGCAGCTCCGGGAGTGTGCTTGAGATCAACGGGATGCAGGTGGGTATTGCTGAGGCGTGCAACGGGATGCGGATGGTGTTTGCGTTGCTGTTGGTGTCATACGCGTTTGCGTTTGGGACACCCTTGCGGAACTCGGTGCGAGTGTTCATTGTGCTGATGAGCCCGTTGTCGGCGATCTTGTGCAATGTGATCCGGTTGTCGCCTACGGTGTGGGTGTATGGCGTGTTTGGTGAGGGTGCGGGGACGTTGTTCCACGATCTGGGTGGGTGGGTGATGCTGTTGGTGGCGTTCACGCTTCTTCTTGGGCTCAAGAGCCTGATGGAGTGGGCGTTGGTGCCGGTGACGCCTTATGTGTTGGCTCGTGACTGA